Proteins encoded within one genomic window of Rhinolophus sinicus isolate RSC01 linkage group LG05, ASM3656204v1, whole genome shotgun sequence:
- the NRM gene encoding nurim isoform X2, whose product MASALFLVPAALASFILAFGTGVEFVRFTSLRPLLGGMPESGGPDARQGWLAALQDRSILAALAWDLGLLLLFVGQHSLMATETVKVWMSRYFGVLQRSLYVACTALALQVYYHVLGLGEPLALKSPRALRLFSHLRHPVCVELLTVLWVVPTLGTDRLLLALLLTLYLGLAHGLDQQDLRYLRAQLQRKLHLLSRPQDGEAK is encoded by the exons ATGGCCTCTGCTCTGTTCCTGGTCCCTGCCGCTCTCGCGTCTTTCATCTTGGCCTTTGGCACCGGAGTGGAGTTCGTGCGTTTTACCTCCCTTCGGCCACTTCTTGGAGGGATGCCGGAGTCTGGTGGTCCGG ATGCCCGCCAGGGATGGCTGGCTGCCTTGCAGGACAGAAGCATTCTTGCCGCCCTGGCTTGGGATCTGGGGCTCCTGCTACTATTTGTGGGGCAGCACAGCCTCATGGCGACTGAGACAGTGAAGGTGTGGATGTCCCGGTACTTTGGGGTCCTTCAGAGGTCACTGTACGTGGCATGTACTGCCCTGGCCTTGCAG GTGTACTACCATGTGCTGGGGCTGGGCGAGCCTCTGGCCCTCAAGTCTCCCCGGGCTCTGAGACTCTTCTCCCACCTGCGCCATCCAGTTTGTGTGGAGCTGCTGACAGTGCTATGGGTGGTGCCCACCCTCGGCACTGACCGCCTCCTTCTGGCTCTCCTCCTTACTCTGTACCTGGGCCTAGCTCACGGACTTGACCAGCAAGACCTCCGCTACCTCCGGGCCCAGCTGCAAAGAAAGCTCCACCTGCTCTCCCGGCCCCAGGATGGGGAGGCCAAATGA
- the NRM gene encoding nurim isoform X3 codes for MASALFLVPAALASFILAFGTGVEFVRFTSLRPLLGGMPESGGPGVLPCAGAGRASGPQVSPGSETLLPPAPSSLCGAADSAMGGAHPRH; via the exons ATGGCCTCTGCTCTGTTCCTGGTCCCTGCCGCTCTCGCGTCTTTCATCTTGGCCTTTGGCACCGGAGTGGAGTTCGTGCGTTTTACCTCCCTTCGGCCACTTCTTGGAGGGATGCCGGAGTCTGGTGGTCCGG GTGTACTACCATGTGCTGGGGCTGGGCGAGCCTCTGGCCCTCAAGTCTCCCCGGGCTCTGAGACTCTTCTCCCACCTGCGCCATCCAGTTTGTGTGGAGCTGCTGACAGTGCTATGGGTGGTGCCCACCCTCGGCACTGA
- the NRM gene encoding nurim isoform X1: MASALFLVPAALASFILAFGTGVEFVRFTSLRPLLGGMPESGGPDARQGWLAALQDRSILAALAWDLGLLLLFVGQHSLMATETVKVWMSRYFGVLQRSLYVACTALALQLVMRYWEPVPRGPVLWAARAEPWATWVPLLCFVLHVISWLLIFSILLVFDYAELMGLKQVYYHVLGLGEPLALKSPRALRLFSHLRHPVCVELLTVLWVVPTLGTDRLLLALLLTLYLGLAHGLDQQDLRYLRAQLQRKLHLLSRPQDGEAK, encoded by the exons ATGGCCTCTGCTCTGTTCCTGGTCCCTGCCGCTCTCGCGTCTTTCATCTTGGCCTTTGGCACCGGAGTGGAGTTCGTGCGTTTTACCTCCCTTCGGCCACTTCTTGGAGGGATGCCGGAGTCTGGTGGTCCGG ATGCCCGCCAGGGATGGCTGGCTGCCTTGCAGGACAGAAGCATTCTTGCCGCCCTGGCTTGGGATCTGGGGCTCCTGCTACTATTTGTGGGGCAGCACAGCCTCATGGCGACTGAGACAGTGAAGGTGTGGATGTCCCGGTACTTTGGGGTCCTTCAGAGGTCACTGTACGTGGCATGTACTGCCCTGGCCTTGCAG CTGGTGATGCGATACTGGGAGCCTGTTCCCAGAGGCCCCGTGTTGTGGGCAGCTCGGGCTGAGCCATGGGCCACCTGGGTGCCCCTCCTGTGCTTCGTGCTCCACGTCATTTCCTGGCTCCTCATCTTCAGCATCCTTCTCGTCTTTGACTACGCCGAGCTCATGGGCCTCAAACAG GTGTACTACCATGTGCTGGGGCTGGGCGAGCCTCTGGCCCTCAAGTCTCCCCGGGCTCTGAGACTCTTCTCCCACCTGCGCCATCCAGTTTGTGTGGAGCTGCTGACAGTGCTATGGGTGGTGCCCACCCTCGGCACTGACCGCCTCCTTCTGGCTCTCCTCCTTACTCTGTACCTGGGCCTAGCTCACGGACTTGACCAGCAAGACCTCCGCTACCTCCGGGCCCAGCTGCAAAGAAAGCTCCACCTGCTCTCCCGGCCCCAGGATGGGGAGGCCAAATGA